The Ficedula albicollis isolate OC2 chromosome 6, FicAlb1.5, whole genome shotgun sequence genome has a window encoding:
- the BAG3 gene encoding BAG family molecular chaperone regulator 3, producing MQEELTRGLVRALSTSHFHPCQSFDIVHALCCFPLQEGQSSANGPSRESPKQPAAREGHVGYPKLRAGYIPIPVIHEGVDGRQQHPCFSSPQPGPQRYKAEAVPGPGQAQPPLRGAYGGPESPARGPAEADKQCGQTPAAAAAPATHGPQPQPPGASDPPTASPQTSGRPNAGSHPLPRGYIPIPVIHESMPRQPAQAYHQAQKTHYPAQQSEFQAHQPVFHKIQPEEREPKAARAQSPFRVAQRGSSSRESSPARVSTQVQPPAPIRVQTVVDRPQVSQQQVPAQEPPRPAPPPEIKPENKAAPPPETEAPSTYIPIQVTHQEPDPKPAPQKPPAMAEKAEKKAPSPAKAAPPQEKPPPEEVAPPKTMETGEPQKHPGVLKVEAILEKVQMLEQAVNSFEGKKTDKKYLMIEEYLTKELLALDSVDPEGRADVRQARRDGVRKVQTILEKLEQKAEDVPEPVQVDGLQPNFPEPKPPQEIMEIEPVVVKSKGDSSNKNAKEETKMERHQPETKEEVFTNLATTTNTSNNPTEP from the exons ATGCAGGAAGAACTTACTAGAGGACTTGTGAGGGCTCTTAGTACAAGCCACTTCCACCCTTGCCAGAGCTTTGACATTGTCCA tgctctgtgctgttttcccttGCAGGAAGGCCAGTCCTCAGCAAATGGCCCATCTCGGGAGAGCCCCAAGCAGCCGGCGGCCCGAGAAGGACACGTGGGCTACCCCAAGCTGCGGGCGGGCTACATCCCCATCCCCGTCATCCACGAGGGCGTCGACGGCCGGCAGCAGCACCCCTGCTTCTCCTCCCCGCAGCCGGGGCCGCAGAGGTACAAGGCAGAGGCCGTGCCCGGCCCGGGCCAGGCTCAGCCGCCCCTCAGGGGTGCCTACGGCGGCCCCGAGTCGCCGGCGCGGGGCCCGGCGGAGGCCGATAAACAATGTGGACAGACGCCGGCAGCTGCGGCGGCGCCGGCCACGCacggaccc cagCCTCAACCTCCTGGAGCATCTGACCCTCCAACAGCTTCCCCTCAGACCTCTGGCAGACCCAACGCGGGGAGCCACCCGCTCCCTCGGGGTTATATCCCAATCCCTGTGATCCATGAGAGCATGCCACGCCAGCCAGCACAAGCCTACCACCAGGCACAGAAGACCCACTACCCTGCCCAGCAGAGCGAGTTCCAAGCCCACCAGCCGGTGTTCCACAAAATCCAGCCGGAGGAGAGGGAGCCCAAGGCGGCGCGAGCGCAGTCCCCGTTCAGAGTGGCGCAGAGGGGCTCCTCTAGTCGGGAGAGTTCCCCGGCCAGAGTGAGCACCCAGgtgcagcccccagctcccaTCCGAGTGCAGACAGTAGTAGACAGACCCCAG GTTTCTCAGCAACAAGTCCCAGCTCAGGAGCCACCAAGACCAGCCCCTCCTCCTGAAATCAAGCCTGAAAACAAGGCAGCCCCACCGCCTGAAACAGAGGCACCCTCCACGTATATCCCAATCCAGGTCACCCACCAAGAACCAGATCCTAAACCAGCACCCCAGAAGCCTCCAGCCATggcagagaaagctgaaaaaaaggcTCCTTCCCCAGCTAAGGCTGCTCCCCCCCAGGAAAAGCCTCCTCCTGAAGAAGTGGCGCCGCCGAAGACGATGGAAACAGGAGAACCTCAAAAACATCCTGGTGTTTTGAAAGTGGAAGCAATTCTGGAGAAAGTACAAATGCTTGAGCAGGCAGTCAACTCCTTTGAAGGCAAGAAAACTGACAAAAAGTACTTGATGATTGAAGAGTATTTGACCAAAGAGTTGCTAGCCCTAGACTCAGTGGACCCTGAGGGTCGTGCAGATGTGCGCCAGGCCAGGAGAGATGGTGTGAGGAAGGTCCAGACCATTTTGGAAAAACTtgaacagaaagcagaagatgtCCCAGAACCTGTTCAAGTTGATGGACTTCAGCCAAATTTTCCAGAGCCTAAGCCACCACAGGAAATCATGGAGATTGAACCTGTGGTAGTCAAGAGCAAGGGAGATAGCAGTAATAAAAATGCTAAAGAGGAAACCAAAATGGAAAGACATCAGCCTGAAACTAAGGAAGAAGTGTTTACCAATCTCGCCACCACAACAAACACATCCAATAACCCAACTGAACCATAG